A genomic segment from Pelobates fuscus isolate aPelFus1 chromosome 7, aPelFus1.pri, whole genome shotgun sequence encodes:
- the LOC134568798 gene encoding toll-like receptor 7, with protein sequence MRLTSSILPKFLPCDDFINGSTVVCSERNLIYIPNIQSDNVHNLDLSNNELRILANCSFCGIPNLITLNISNNCLPSNLRPDRASCSLYIEANALVNLKNLIDLNLSGNSLTTVPNLPKNIKMLNLKLNRLAVLSEKDLFGLTRLESLNIGWNCYYLNTCGQQFTFSQDAFRNIRSLKKLNLAFSNISTFPRNLSSSLEDLNLSENSIWKVDREDLCPLSNLQRLNMQWNCQRCDHSVQPCFPCKNNSALNLVSGAFDCLSNLTFLNLRGNSLHTLDGSLFKNLKKLSTLDLSDNFLNFETETYFSELSNLKSLYLDFNFQPYSMYERLVFHPSVGQMSSLRRLSVVGYFFNILDKEGIKPLLNLSNLLEITLRTNFILQANFSIFLENKNLNFVSFSENLITFEMPCGQREHRTELHPPFLFREEKMWTEPMNVSNKELPRETKMEYRECWQYNRSIDISFNNIGVLHPDDFVGMEDVECLNMSFNYINQRLNGSQFNHLKSLRHLDLSHNRFDLYYYMALNELPQLKILNLAHNDYQFMMRGVNHRLEFLENLTSLTELNLNNNLIGLRISRELRNPSLKKLLFRNNELQSSWEYGKDTYFYIFRSLSSLKILDISYNQLLVIPHEVLLTLPESLQELNISHNALYSFHWGTIDHLVNLTHLDLSFNSLSILYSNITTIKSSIMFLNLSSNRITSLQKHFFTSYIMLTELILSDNLIQMIDENSFPKNLLPTLKILDVSGNPFKCTCDAHWFINYLIETETFIKYLSTNMKCDSPDSLRRKSLLSMDPQSCQDLYGHSCFICSCLLVVTWMLITIVWKLFSWDLWYISQVVVASIRTYSKLPIDSNEEFDAFVAFNTKDHAVRDWVYYELITQLEGTERDKFKLCLEERDWIAGKSTIENLYEAIYRSKKSVFILTHEGFNCGLLRHAFFMSHQRLLDEKRDVVVLVILDQKMKMTKYLLTRKRLCPNSFLNWPYNPRARAHFWYSLRVLLRQDSQHSYVPHLQKHIDR encoded by the coding sequence ATGCGTCTGACGTCAAGCATCCTTCCCAAATTTCTTCCCTGTGACGACTTCATAAATGGTTCAACTGTAGTATGCAGCGAACGTAACCTCATATATATCCCCAACATTCAATCAGACAATGTCCATAACCTTGATCTGTCAAACAATGAGCTGAGAATTCTTGCAAACTGTTCATTCTGTGGTATTCCAAATCTAATCACACTCAACATTAGTAACAACTGTCTGCCAAGCAATTTGAGACCAGATAGAGCGAGTTGCTCATTATATATTGAGGCAAATGCTCTAGTGAATCTGAAAAACTTAATTGATTTGAACCTCAGTGGAAATAGTCTGACTACAGTGCCAAACCTCCCAAAAAATATAAAGATGTTAAATCTTAAACTAAACCGCCTTGCGGTTTTGTCAGAGAAGGATCTTTTTGGGCTCACTAGACTTGAATCATTGAATATAGGATGGAACTGTTACTATCTCAATACATGTGGACAGCAGTTTACATTCTCACAAGATGCATTTAGGAACATCAGatcactaaaaaaattaaatttggcCTTTAGTAATATTAGCACTTTCCCCAGAAACCTTTCAAGTTCTCTAGAAGACCTCAACTTGTCTGAAAACAGTATTTGGAAAGTGGACAGAGAGGACTTGTGCCCTTTAAGTAATCTTCAGAGGCTCAACATGCAGTGGAACTGTCAACGGTGTGACCACTCTGTCCAACCTTGCTTCCCCTGTAAAAATAACAGTGCCTTGAATTTGGTCTCCGGGGCTTTTGATTGTCTCAGCAATCTTACATTCTTAAATCTCAGGGGCAACTCACTGCACACTTTGGATGGTTCCCTATTTAAAAATCTGAAGAAACTATCTACTTTGGATTTGTCTGACAACTTCCTAAACTTTGAGACAGAAACATATTTCTCAGAATTATCAAACCTAAAGTCTTtgtatttagattttaattttcAACCCTATTCAATGTATGAGAGACTTGTCTTCCACCCTAGTGTAGGCCAAATGAGTTCTCTGCGTAGGCTTTCTGTGGTAGGATACTTTTTCAACATTCTGGATAAAGAAGGTATCAAACCACTTCTCAATCTTTCTAACCTCCTGGAAATCACTCTAAGAACTAACTTTATACTTCAAGCCAACTTCAGTATATTTTTGGAAAATAAGAATCTAAATTTTGTTAGTTTCTCAGAAAACCTAATCACTTTTGAAATGCCCTGTGGACAACGAGAGCATAGGACAGAACTACATCCACCATTTTTGTTCCGAGAAGAGAAAATGTGGACTGAGCCTATGAATGTCAGTAATAAGGAGTTACCGAGAGAAACAAAAATGGAGTACAGAGAATGCTGGCAATATAACCGATCAATTGATATTTCATTTAACAACATAGGAGTTCTTCATCCTGATGACTTTGTGGGAATGGAAGATGTAGAATGCCTGAATATGAGTTTCAACTATATCAACCAACGACTAAACGGAAGTCAGTTTAATCACTTAAAATCACTACGGCATTTGGATCTTTCACACAACAGAtttgatttatattattatatggctTTAAATGAACTCCCACAATTGAAAATCCTAAACCTGGCACATAATGACTATCAGTTCATGATGAGAGGAGTGAACCACAGGCTGGAATTCCTTGAAAATCTCACCTCTTTGACTGAATTAAACCTCAATAACAATCTTATTGGTTTGCGTATATCACGAGAGTTACGGAACCCTTCTTTAAAAAAGCTTCTGTTCAGAAACAACGAATTGCAAAGCTCATGGGAATATGGTAAAGACACTTATTTCTACATATTCAGAAGCCTATCTAGTCTAAAAATACTGGATATTAGTTACAACCAGCTTCTTGTCATCCCCCATGAGGTCTTACTAACATTGCCAGAGTCATTACAAGAACTCAACATCTCTCATAATGCACTATACTCTTTTCATTGGGGCACTATAGACCATTTGGTCAACCTAACTCATTTAGACCTGAGTTTCAATTCCTTGTCGATTCTATACAGTAACATAACTACCATCAAGAGTAGCATTATGTTCCTGAATCTTAGTTCCAATCGGATTACTTCTCTCCAGAAACACTTCTTTACTTCCTACATAATGCTGACAGAGCTCATTTTAAGTGACAATCTTATTCAAATGATAGATGAAAACAGTTTTCCCAAAAACCTTCTACCCACCCTAAAGATTCTGGATGTTAGTGGAAACCCTTTCAAATGCACTTGTGATGCCCACTGGTTCATTAATTATTTGATAGAAACTGAAACATTCATTAAATATCTCTCCACCAATATGAAGTGCGACTCACCAGATAGTCTGAGAAGGAAGTCTCTACTCTCCATGGACCCACAATCTTGCCAAGATTTATATGGTCATTCGTGTTTTATTTGCTCATGTCTCTTGGTTGTCACTTGGATGTTAATTACTATAGTTTGGAAGCTTTTTTCTTGGGATCTATGGTACATTTCACAGGTGGTTGTTGCATCCATTAGAACTTACTCAAAGCTCCCTATTGACAGTAATGAAGAATTTGATGCCTTTGTAGCTTTTAACACAAAAGACCATGCAGTGAGAGATTGGGTTTATTATGAGCTGATAACACAACTGGAGGGAACTGAACGAGATAAATTTAAATTGTGTCTAGAAGAGAGGGATTGGATAGCTGGGAAATCTACTATTGAGAATCTATATGAGGCAATCTATAGGAGCAAGAAGTCTGTTTTCATCCTGACACATGAAGGCTTCAACTGCGGTCTTTTACGCCATGCGTTCTTTATGTCACATCAAAGGCTTTTGGATGAAAAGCGGGATGTGGTGGTTCTTGTAATTCTTGACCAGAAGATGAAGATGACTAAATATTTATTGACCAGGAAGAGACTATGTCCAAACAGCTTCTTGAACTGGCCATATAACCCTAGAGCCCGTGCTCACTTTTGGTACAGTCTACGTGTCCTGCTAAGGCAAGACAGTCAACATTCATATGTGCCACATCTCCAAAAACATATAGACAGATGA